One Anthonomus grandis grandis chromosome 12, icAntGran1.3, whole genome shotgun sequence DNA window includes the following coding sequences:
- the LOC126742699 gene encoding phospholipid phosphatase 1-like isoform X1 yields MIHPNGPHHTYGDTTGPYDDNKESTGFLGHKKPNLPANMPLRFAKDDDPTEILQFSFLDQYGRVTKDSFKSACKPPYPAKYYINAFLTVSALTVFLLWNFGIIPGTKLGFFCKDPLFSHKYRGDTVSPTILGIGITLIFPLIYFTIEVIRQKRCRDVFTMQNFAEFYVYLKLFTFGLILVGGVTEIAKTIVGEHRPHFFDTCKPDTNMNCTEGTYIFDFTCTNKEISSLDQTDSSRSFPSGHSSLSWFTALFTAFIVQSRLPIHRTGSAVKLLMIGICLTFGLTCSLTRITDRRHHWWDVLIGTIIAFVGAAYSISLTSEQVKILHRKLVSEMEEGPDEVTKVEFYSV; encoded by the exons ATGATTCATCCAAATGGTCCACATCATACTTATGGAGATACTACTG gtccATATGATGACAATAAAGAATCAACCGGATTCTTAGGCCACAAGAAACCAAATTTGCCCGCCAATATGCCTTTGAGGTTTGCCAAGGACGACGATCCAAccgaaattttacaatttagtttTCTGGATCAATATGGACGTGTCACCAAAGATTCGTTTAAGTCAGCCTGCAAGCCTCCATATCCTGCGAAATATTACATTAATGCCTTTTTAACTGTTTCAG CTCTTACGGTATTCCTGCTATGGAACTTCGGAATCATCCCTGGTACCAAACTGGGATTCTTCTGCAAGGATCCTTTGTTTTCCCATAAGTACAGAGGGGACACCGTGAGCCCCACTATCTTAGGAATAGGGATAACTCTGATATTTCCACTAATATACTTCACCATAGAAGTGATCAGACAAAAGAGGTGCCGAGACGTATTCACCATGCAAAACTTTGCGGAGTTTTACGTTTATTTGAAACTCTTTACTTTTGGACTAATTCTTGTTGGGGGCGTTACTGAAATTG CTAAGACCATTGTGGGTGAGCACAGACCTCACTTCTTCGATACGTGCAAACCGGATACAAATATGAACTGTACGGAAGGCACGtacatttttgattttacgTGCACCAATAAAGAAATATCTAGTCTCGATCAGACTGATTCTTCGAGGTCTTTTCCCAGTGGGCACTCGTCTTTGAGTTGGTTTACGGCCTTATTTACAGCG tTTATAGTTCAATCTCGCCTTCCCATTCACAGGACAGGTTCGGCAGTCAAATTGCTCATGATTGGTATCTGCCTCACCTTCGGACTCACGTGTTCACTCACCAGAATCACCGACAGGAGACACCACTGGTGGGACGTACTCATTGGTACCATAATAGCATTTGTAGGAGCCGCATACTCAATTTCCCTCACCAGTGAACAAGTGAAAATCCTACATAGGAAATTAGTGTCTGAAATGGAAGAGGGACCTGATGAGGTGACTAAAGTGGAGTTTTATAGTGTGTGA
- the LOC126742699 gene encoding phospholipid phosphatase 1-like isoform X2, with product MPLRFAKDDDPTEILQFSFLDQYGRVTKDSFKSACKPPYPAKYYINAFLTVSALTVFLLWNFGIIPGTKLGFFCKDPLFSHKYRGDTVSPTILGIGITLIFPLIYFTIEVIRQKRCRDVFTMQNFAEFYVYLKLFTFGLILVGGVTEIAKTIVGEHRPHFFDTCKPDTNMNCTEGTYIFDFTCTNKEISSLDQTDSSRSFPSGHSSLSWFTALFTAFIVQSRLPIHRTGSAVKLLMIGICLTFGLTCSLTRITDRRHHWWDVLIGTIIAFVGAAYSISLTSEQVKILHRKLVSEMEEGPDEVTKVEFYSV from the exons ATGCCTTTGAGGTTTGCCAAGGACGACGATCCAAccgaaattttacaatttagtttTCTGGATCAATATGGACGTGTCACCAAAGATTCGTTTAAGTCAGCCTGCAAGCCTCCATATCCTGCGAAATATTACATTAATGCCTTTTTAACTGTTTCAG CTCTTACGGTATTCCTGCTATGGAACTTCGGAATCATCCCTGGTACCAAACTGGGATTCTTCTGCAAGGATCCTTTGTTTTCCCATAAGTACAGAGGGGACACCGTGAGCCCCACTATCTTAGGAATAGGGATAACTCTGATATTTCCACTAATATACTTCACCATAGAAGTGATCAGACAAAAGAGGTGCCGAGACGTATTCACCATGCAAAACTTTGCGGAGTTTTACGTTTATTTGAAACTCTTTACTTTTGGACTAATTCTTGTTGGGGGCGTTACTGAAATTG CTAAGACCATTGTGGGTGAGCACAGACCTCACTTCTTCGATACGTGCAAACCGGATACAAATATGAACTGTACGGAAGGCACGtacatttttgattttacgTGCACCAATAAAGAAATATCTAGTCTCGATCAGACTGATTCTTCGAGGTCTTTTCCCAGTGGGCACTCGTCTTTGAGTTGGTTTACGGCCTTATTTACAGCG tTTATAGTTCAATCTCGCCTTCCCATTCACAGGACAGGTTCGGCAGTCAAATTGCTCATGATTGGTATCTGCCTCACCTTCGGACTCACGTGTTCACTCACCAGAATCACCGACAGGAGACACCACTGGTGGGACGTACTCATTGGTACCATAATAGCATTTGTAGGAGCCGCATACTCAATTTCCCTCACCAGTGAACAAGTGAAAATCCTACATAGGAAATTAGTGTCTGAAATGGAAGAGGGACCTGATGAGGTGACTAAAGTGGAGTTTTATAGTGTGTGA